One genomic window of Halovivax cerinus includes the following:
- a CDS encoding histidine kinase N-terminal 7TM domain-containing protein: protein MVTLATAYMVAVALGAVTSGVIAGLALRNPEHDETRVLALLTAGIALWTGGDLASMLVESREATILVTQTIHYLGVAIVPTTVFLFAIVYTDSDEFLTRRRLGALYIVPAVLYLLALTGTSHSLLWTEIVPSDVTPVGYVFENGLGFYAYVLYAYGLLAIGTILLAGFIRRSNDLYRGQATLLMIAAIAPWVSNVVYVLADTDMEPTSLGFTVAAGALAVAVFRYRLTDLLPIARGAVIEHITDGVVVLDGDGRVVDANPQADTYVRGGCDAALGRQFDAVLPEQIAGWLDTDGRVTTDDGEKTATTAVQLTIDGTPTYLTVETTVLTDGDRRVGQLLILRDVTERHRYERELERQNERLDRFASVVSHDLRNPLNVADGYLSILAERHDDPELDEIETSLDRMEHIIEDVLTLARHGDVVSERSLVDLAVLVNTAWNGVDTADASLRIETGDHRVAADRSRLTQALENLFRNAVEHGGADVTVTVGTIDVDDAPASATGRSAAPETSEKVGFYVADDGVGIPEDDRDAVLESGYTTNRDGTGLGLDIVGQIVEAHGWSLAVTESVDGGAQFDIYYDGIEDSPPADHGDTDRSEPATDEYDRPGTDAADDPSEATSDATCDSSVS from the coding sequence ATGGTAACTCTCGCCACCGCGTACATGGTGGCCGTCGCGCTCGGCGCTGTCACGAGCGGGGTCATCGCGGGTCTCGCGCTTCGAAACCCCGAGCACGACGAAACGAGAGTGCTCGCGTTACTCACCGCCGGAATCGCGCTGTGGACCGGCGGCGATCTCGCGAGTATGCTCGTCGAGAGTCGCGAAGCGACGATCCTCGTCACCCAGACGATCCACTACCTGGGCGTCGCCATCGTTCCGACGACGGTCTTCCTCTTCGCCATCGTCTACACCGACTCAGACGAGTTTCTCACGCGCCGCCGTCTCGGTGCACTCTACATCGTCCCCGCCGTCCTGTACCTGCTCGCCCTTACTGGAACGTCACACTCGCTGCTGTGGACGGAGATCGTCCCCTCGGACGTGACGCCTGTCGGCTACGTGTTCGAAAACGGCCTCGGGTTTTACGCCTACGTGCTGTACGCCTACGGACTACTCGCCATCGGGACGATTCTCCTCGCCGGGTTCATCCGCCGGTCGAACGACCTCTATCGCGGGCAAGCGACGCTGCTCATGATCGCTGCGATCGCTCCCTGGGTGAGCAACGTCGTATACGTCCTCGCGGACACCGACATGGAACCGACCTCGTTGGGATTCACCGTCGCGGCCGGGGCACTCGCCGTCGCCGTGTTCAGGTATCGCCTGACCGACCTGCTGCCGATCGCCAGGGGTGCGGTGATCGAGCACATCACCGACGGCGTCGTCGTCCTCGACGGCGACGGGCGCGTCGTAGACGCGAACCCACAAGCCGACACGTACGTCCGCGGTGGCTGCGACGCGGCCCTCGGCCGACAGTTCGACGCCGTTCTGCCCGAGCAGATAGCCGGCTGGCTCGACACGGACGGACGGGTGACGACCGACGACGGTGAGAAGACGGCCACGACCGCGGTCCAACTCACGATCGACGGGACGCCGACGTACCTCACGGTCGAGACGACCGTCCTGACCGACGGCGACCGGCGGGTCGGCCAACTGCTCATCCTCCGCGACGTCACCGAACGCCACCGCTACGAACGAGAACTCGAACGCCAGAACGAACGTCTCGATCGCTTCGCCAGCGTCGTCAGCCACGATCTCCGGAACCCCTTGAACGTCGCCGACGGCTACCTCTCCATCCTCGCCGAGCGCCACGACGACCCCGAACTCGACGAGATCGAGACCTCGCTCGACCGGATGGAACACATCATCGAGGACGTCCTCACGCTCGCCAGACACGGCGACGTCGTCTCCGAACGCAGCCTCGTCGACCTCGCCGTTCTCGTGAACACCGCCTGGAACGGTGTCGACACCGCCGACGCGTCGCTGCGGATCGAGACCGGCGATCACCGCGTCGCCGCCGATCGGTCCAGACTCACCCAGGCGCTCGAGAACCTGTTTCGCAACGCCGTCGAGCACGGCGGCGCCGACGTCACCGTCACCGTCGGGACGATCGACGTCGACGACGCGCCGGCTTCGGCGACCGGGCGATCAGCCGCTCCCGAAACCAGTGAGAAGGTCGGCTTCTACGTCGCCGACGACGGCGTCGGGATCCCCGAAGACGACCGGGATGCAGTTCTGGAGTCGGGCTACACGACGAACCGGGACGGCACCGGACTCGGCCTCGACATCGTCGGCCAGATCGTCGAGGCCCACGGCTGGTCGCTCGCCGTCACCGAGTCGGTCGACGGCGGCGCACAGTTCGACATCTACTACGACGGCATCGAAGACAGCCCACCCGCCGACCACGGCGACACCGACCGCAGTGAACCCGCCACCGACGAATACGACCGCCCGGGGACGGACGCTGCTGACGATCCAAGCGAGGCGACGTCCGACGCCACGTGCGACTCGTCGGTGTCGTAA